Part of the Trypanosoma brucei gambiense DAL972 chromosome 6, complete sequence genome is shown below.
TCGCATGGAGGTTGATATACACAGCAGGATGAATCACCCTAATATACTTCGCTTCATAAAGTCATTTCAAGATGAATTTTACCATTATATAATACTTGAACAATGCAGCCAGGAGAGTTTAATGGATCTTTCAAAGAAGCGCGGTGCTTTCAACTGTCAGGAGATACAGTACATCATGCGACAGATTGTGTCTGCGGTAGAGTATATGCACAACAGCATGATTATTCACAGGGACCTGAAGTTGGGGAACGTCTTGATTGACTTCGAAGGGAATATGAAGCTCGGGGACTTTGGCTTTGCTAGCGAGTTCACTTCGCCgtttgaaaagaaaacaacggtGTGCGGAACGCCAAACTATTTGGCTCCGGAAGTTCTCGCATGCAAATCAACTGGTGTGGGATATGGGTTGGAAGCGGATATCTGGAGCTTAGGGGTGCTTCTTTATGCCCTTGTCGTTGGGAAGCCGCCATTTGAAGCAAAAGATATCAGCGCCACATATCACAGAATTCGAAAAGTGGATTACTCTTTTCCGGAAGGTATATCGATTCCGGAACCTTGCAAAGACCTTATTCAGTGGATGCTCCAGGGCGACCCGCAGAAGCGACCGGTTCCGGTGCAAATATTGGCGCACAGTTTTCTGTGTTTGCCTCTTCCGCCACGCACAGCGCCAAAGTCTCTTGTGCCTGTTGACGGGCAGGTGGGGAGGTCCCGAAGTGAAAGGTGTGGATCTCGTCGGATCTCGCCTCCACCCGTGCAGGCACCTGCAACCCGCTGCAGTAGTGGGGTCGACGGGCGTGCGGACCGCTTCGCCTTGACGCAAAACCGTATGGGTCCAACCGACTGCGAGGATCGGGCAGTGCTCCAAGAGGCTGCGGGAGTAGAGAGGTGTGGGGACGAAGCTGCGTCTGCAACTGCAGGTGGCACATTGACCACTGAGAAAAGGAACACAATTAAGCCTCCACCGCCTACTGCAATGCTTCAGAGTTGCGTGTCTTGTAGCAAGTACGGGTTTGGGTTTCTTACCCTTCAGAATGGCTGCCGGTATCCGGAGGCTTTCCTGAATGATAAAACCAAATTGGTTTTCGATCGCAACACGGATACTGTACTCTATTACGACCGGTCGCGGCTTCAGGCAGTGACGAGAGAGTCCAGGAACCATAGTCCACTCCTCAGCGAAGATTTGGCCAAAAGGGGGTTCTGTGACGAATTGGTTGTTTTTCGCAACGCTTCCCGCACTCTGGTGCGTCGGAGTGAAAACAAGGACGACGGCGACCGCATGgaggctgcagcagcaaagaaactTGCCGTAATAAAGTTTTTTCTACCATGTCTAGAGTGCGGCACAAGGGACAAGCGAATGACGGTCCTAACGTGTGCCCTTAGGGGCTGGTCCCCTTCTTGGGGGGCGGAACTGTTTGCTCCTTGTCGAACGGGTGGCGAGCGACCTGACGTCGTTTACGTAAAGGACGCAGTTGCTGGGACCCTACATGAGCTAACTAATGAGCATCAGGATGTTGACATGACACTTCTCGCTGCTCGCATGTCCGACTACTCCTTTCACGTTTCCATGCGTTGTGATGCGGCCCAACAATCCCTACACCGTCCTATATATGATGGCGGGGAAGCTAATGTCACGGAGCAACAATGGAGTTTTGATGTTTTGGTGTACTCCGGTTTCCATGCGCTTATGGCATTCGAGGATAGAGGTACACGCTTCGCTATGTCCTTTGAGGATCTACGAAATCACACAGAGGCAACGATGGGTGGGAAGGTGTACTTTGCCGCTGGGTCTACTGTTTGCAGCAAGCACATAACGataccaacaccaacactacAGGCAATAGGTGTGCTACTCCGAAGAGTTCGCTGCTGTGCAAATATTGTGGAGTGCTTTTAACGTATGTGTTTGTAATTACACTTGTCCCCAAAAAGAATAGGTTTCAGCACAAGTCTGTTGGTTTGCCTGTGCACGTGTgttggggagggaggggggagaggGTGATAACTTAATGTGAAGGAGAGAGGATCGGAAaataggaggaaaaacaagttTAGGTGTGTGGAAAAGCACCGAAGGGAGTGCCgttatatatagagagaggaATGGCGTGCGGACTTACTTTCGAATGCCGATTCTTCAGTAATTTGTTCAGAGCCAACACCCAAGTTTCAGATGTGTTACCATTGCAATGCATGGAGACACCTCTCATCCCCTCtcattctctctctctctcatcCCCCGTTTGTTAtcatattatttttgtcaGGATTCTggccttcactttcctttttgttattattttttgtcttttatttttctgtttttaatCATTACGTGATTCATAGAACACCATATTATGCCTTGCAGATAGAGATCGACTGACACTCCCTCGTGGGCTTGTGAAGCATTTGATACggtttttactttccttgttTATAAATGTTGACCAACACTTCCTGCAGCGGTGGGTGGTGGCAGGCAGTGTGCAACCCCTGTTCGTGTGTATGACGGCGGTCTGCTGTCGAAATAAATACATTAATACTCTTATGCAACGTTAAAACCATTTGTGTTTCGGCTGTTTGTTCAATTTCAGGCACCTGCGATATTTTGGTTTTTGGAGTtagtcattttctttctctcctctttctttttcggaTATATTGTatcgtgtttgtgtatgtgtgtgtgtgtgtgcctgcACCTGGTAACTTACATTCGCCATGACCTAGAAGAGTATTAAGAAAAGGCTGGGAgaagagataaaaagaaaaaaaaagtataataCCAGCagtggaagaggaggaggagttcCACATTTAGCCAGCAGAGGTACCAATTCAGTAactctttgtgtgtgtgtgtgtgtctgtttggGAGGGGTATGCCGTTTTTGGCGTCGACGACTAAACCCCCGACAGCAGTCAGTGGTGCGGTGACAGGAAATTTCTTGGGGGATGGGGAGAAACTTGTTCTCCTTAATCGGTTAAACATTGTTTCGCTATTCAGGGCAGATGATCACTCTTTTGAGCACGTAGCCGATTTTAGCTTGTTCGCTTCTCTAAGATTTGTCGAGAGCCTTCCGCTTTTCGACAATAGAGGCTGTGGTCGGCATGTtgtgtttttcctctccGTCAAGCAGGAGGTGTCAGTCGTAGCGTTCGAGCGGCGCAACAATGGGCTCATTGGTATGGTGACTCTATTCCACGGTGATGTGGAGACGTACTTCCATCAGGGGAAGATTAACGACGCTTCTCTGTGTTGCTCCGGAGTCTATCGATCGACCACTGGTAATTTACTGCCAATTGTGATCTTCTCCATTTACCGTGGCGGAGTGATTGGATTTGACGTTGCTGCCGCCATATCTGGTTACAGCCGAGACTCGAAGACGGCGGCCGCGGCGCTCAACGCCCTTTTCCCATCAGATTACGTACAGGGCGTGTTGAGGAAGACGAAACGACGCTCCAATTTTGCCCATGGAAattttgctgctgccgaAATAGATGTTAGGAGTATTGCGTTAGACCACAGGGATGGTATTGATGGCGCGGTGTCTCTGCTCGTGCTCTATGCGGACTTGACCGGAAAGACACACGTCAGCGAGTACTTGGTTAACTTTTGGAGAAATGCTGATCAGCGTCGGGTACCTAAAACACAGGGCCGATCGCGGATCCCAGAGGCCTTGAATATACTTCCTGGAGGTGACATAATTCAGAGGAAAGGGCTTCTATCAACAAGTGTGGAGACAAATGCATGCCTACTGCACGTGGTTCCCGATGGTTTTTTCATTCTTGGACCACAGCTTCTGACCTTTTGCCCTTGGAAGTCATCTGGTGTTCAATCCGGCTCTTCGAAGAATGTGACGACGCTTGAGGTTCCCCGTCTTGGCGCATATGTTGAACCGGTGTGTTGTGCTACCCTTCCTGGTCAGGAGTTACTTATTTTGTTCGAAGATGGGAGTTATCTTAAGGTCTCGGTAAAGGATGATTGTGAGGGATTAAATTCAGGGAAAAGTATGTTAAGTCAATCTTCGGGGGCGCCTTTACGTACCATACCGAAGTGTGTAGCGGTTGTGGGAGAGTGCTGCGTTGTTGGTTCGCACATGGACCACACTCTCTGGATGCGTTGGCTCACAGGTGAGAGCGGGGTTTTGGTCTACAACTGTGGGCCTGTATTTGATGTCACAGTGGCTGCGGATGGGTCTCGCACCAGTGTGATTGCGGGCACTGGTGTTGGGTTGAACGGTGGTTTGAGTTTCGTGCGCTCTGCAGTAAGCGTGCGACAAGACATACGTGTTACCGGTTTGCAGAATGTGAGGCAAATTAGCGTCTCTGAAgatactattattttttcacttcccgGATATAGCCGAGTTTGTCGCTACTGTGTGGGGGAGACGATGGTGCTGGAAGAAATCCACAATACGTTTTTTGGGACAGAAGAGACGTTACTTCTCGAATACAACAATGAACGAAATGTTTTCCTCCAGGTGACTACTGCCGGTCTTCGGAATGTGTGGCCTGATCGTGGCGAATATGTCATTAGGGTaagtaataatgatattgGTCACGCCCATGCAAGCGAAGGGCTGCTTGTTTTCTCGAACCCTGCGAACTTATACGTGTTTTGTATGAAAACACTGACTCCGGTAGCTACTCTCTGCCTTGCAGAAGCGATCTCATGTCTTTTGGTTTTTTCGTCAAACAGTCTTTTGGTCGGTACGTGGGGTTCATGCGCCGTACATCTTTACGAGTTGCATGACGGGATGATTCAGTCGAAGGTCATTTTGCAGTGTTCTGCCACGCCGTGCTCCATGTGTGTAGTATTTCGCAGCGGAGGACACCGCCTTCTTGTGGGTTTGCATAACGGTTACGTTGCTGATGTTCCTATCAGTGGTGCAAACGTGTATGGGGAAATGGTGGAGACGATGCTAACTACACAGCCCGTGCGACTATTTAATTTAGAGAGTCATGCCGCCGTTTTGTGCCTAGGAGAGATTCCACTTATTCTTATCGTTACCAACACCGGCTTCCAGTTAACAGGAATTGATTTCCGTGACGTTTCTGCGTGCGCAATCATGCCGAAAATGCGGTCGCCGTCCAGGTACATATTCTTTTCCAAGAGTGAGTGTGCGCTCATTTTAGGAAGCATCACTAGTGTACAGAAACTAAACACGGATTACGTTGGTTTGAAGGCGACGGCAACATGTGTCAAGTACATGCCCTGGTGGAATATCCTCGTTTTGTCCATACGCCGAATTGAAAAAGACCAGGTAGTGTCCACGATGGGGCATGAGGTTTCGAATCTGTCAGTTTTGCTTGATGAGCCTAACTCATTTGAGCTGCTCGAAAATGAACGGTGTGCGTTTATCGATTGTGTCGCACTTGGGCAGGCGAATGAATGGGGTTCTTGCGGTGAGGTGGCAAGTGATGCGGGTGTTGTGCTTATTGGTACGacatttgtttttccagACGAGCAACTCTCTCGGTCGAGCAGGTTCATGTGGTGCACTGTCGAAGTAGCTAAGTTAAGAACAGAGAAAACGCTTCTGCGACTGCAAGGGAGCAAAGATGTAGAAGGGGCGCTGCAGTGTTGTTGTATCGTGCCCAACTATGCGGGTCGGGTTGCATTAGGCATAGGTGGTTGTGTGGTGCTCTACAGCTGGAATGCGGCGGATGCCACGTTTGTAGCTGAGGAGACGATTCAAATTGGAACGCTCATAGTCCGTCTTATACCAGTGATGCAGAAGGAAGTGTCGTACATTGTCGCGTCAGACGCACGGCATagctgtttttttgtccggATAGATACCATACAGGGGAGCCTCAACATTGTAGCCAGGGATCCTGAACTGCGCGGTGTTATGGACTGCGCCATACTCCAGTACGAATCTCGCCACGATGTGTGCCTTGGGGATGATttattcaattttttttgtgtctcTCACGTTGAGCCACTTGCAAATTCCTCAGGAGTGTCAGCACCTGCGATGCCCACCAAAAAGCTTCAGACATCTGCACAGTATCACATGGGCGACTTGATAACTGTAATGCACCAGGGTAGTTTTGCCCCTTGTTCAGTTCTAAATGATGTTGTGCCTATACCTGCAACCCTCGTGCGAGGCGTGTGTGGGCCTCAAATTGTGTATGGAACCTCTCATGGGGCTTTCGGTGCAATAACGCCCATTTCCAGTGAAACATTTATCCTTCTGAAAGGACTCGAGGTTTCTGTCGCCAGCGTCGTTCCTCCGCTTGGTGGGTTTACTCATGCCTCTTTCCGCGAGGTGCTCCGCGTTGGACAGGAACGTGGCGCCAGCAGGAACGCTTCCTTTCAGGTGACCAACCCTCAGGCCACCGAACTGTTTAATCGGCGCCGCCGCCGTTGTGTTCCGCGCGGTGTGTGCTGCGGCGATGTGGTGGAAATGTTTCTGACGCTAAGCGGTGGGGATCAGCTGCGGGTTGTTCAGGAGGCTAACCAACATGTTAGGCGGTGGTT
Proteins encoded:
- a CDS encoding serine/threonine-protein kinase, putative; translated protein: MFNVRTPMSRDGRVHGRCSPVLELSSPHGYTPSLQERVSPTVAPTPCFRSEGCRSPAVQGFRPPPPIISVGQLIYPTDRDSPATPGLNTAIPSSPSPLAEARFGIASAGHTHRPSGIAPVARKLSTPCANPVAEAKPVARPLFSSDCGRIVEHRDPTTHEVISSYRCRMLLGAGGFAQVFEFEEVSTGISYACKVVERKNLARGGSSARFRMEVDIHSRMNHPNILRFIKSFQDEFYHYIILEQCSQESLMDLSKKRGAFNCQEIQYIMRQIVSAVEYMHNSMIIHRDLKLGNVLIDFEGNMKLGDFGFASEFTSPFEKKTTVCGTPNYLAPEVLACKSTGVGYGLEADIWSLGVLLYALVVGKPPFEAKDISATYHRIRKVDYSFPEGISIPEPCKDLIQWMLQGDPQKRPVPVQILAHSFLCLPLPPRTAPKSLVPVDGQVGRSRSERCGSRRISPPPVQAPATRCSSGVDGRADRFALTQNRMGPTDCEDRAVLQEAAGVERCGDEAASATAGGTLTTEKRNTIKPPPPTAMLQSCVSCSKYGFGFLTLQNGCRYPEAFLNDKTKLVFDRNTDTVLYYDRSRLQAVTRESRNHSPLLSEDLAKRGFCDELVVFRNASRTLVRRSENKDDGDRMEAAAAKKLAVIKFFLPCLECGTRDKRMTVLTCALRGWSPSWGAELFAPCRTGGERPDVVYVKDAVAGTLHELTNEHQDVDMTLLAARMSDYSFHVSMRCDAAQQSLHRPIYDGGEANVTEQQWSFDVLVYSGFHALMAFEDRGTRFAMSFEDLRNHTEATMGGKVYFAAGSTVCSKHITIPTPTLQAIGVLLRRVRCCANIVECF
- a CDS encoding damage-specific DNA binding protein, putative; the protein is MPFLASTTKPPTAVSGAVTGNFLGDGEKLVLLNRLNIVSLFRADDHSFEHVADFSLFASLRFVESLPLFDNRGCGRHVVFFLSVKQEVSVVAFERRNNGLIGMVTLFHGDVETYFHQGKINDASLCCSGVYRSTTGNLLPIVIFSIYRGGVIGFDVAAAISGYSRDSKTAAAALNALFPSDYVQGVLRKTKRRSNFAHGNFAAAEIDVRSIALDHRDGIDGAVSLLVLYADLTGKTHVSEYLVNFWRNADQRRVPKTQGRSRIPEALNILPGGDIIQRKGLLSTSVETNACLLHVVPDGFFILGPQLLTFCPWKSSGVQSGSSKNVTTLEVPRLGAYVEPVCCATLPGQELLILFEDGSYLKVSVKDDCEGLNSGKSMLSQSSGAPLRTIPKCVAVVGECCVVGSHMDHTLWMRWLTGESGVLVYNCGPVFDVTVAADGSRTSVIAGTGVGLNGGLSFVRSAVSVRQDIRVTGLQNVRQISVSEDTIIFSLPGYSRVCRYCVGETMVLEEIHNTFFGTEETLLLEYNNERNVFLQVTTAGLRNVWPDRGEYVIRVSNNDIGHAHASEGLLVFSNPANLYVFCMKTLTPVATLCLAEAISCLLVFSSNSLLVGTWGSCAVHLYELHDGMIQSKVILQCSATPCSMCVVFRSGGHRLLVGLHNGYVADVPISGANVYGEMVETMLTTQPVRLFNLESHAAVLCLGEIPLILIVTNTGFQLTGIDFRDVSACAIMPKMRSPSRYIFFSKSECALILGSITSVQKLNTDYVGLKATATCVKYMPWWNILVLSIRRIEKDQVVSTMGHEVSNLSVLLDEPNSFELLENERCAFIDCVALGQANEWGSCGEVASDAGVVLIGTTFVFPDEQLSRSSRFMWCTVEVAKLRTEKTLLRLQGSKDVEGALQCCCIVPNYAGRVALGIGGCVVLYSWNAADATFVAEETIQIGTLIVRLIPVMQKEVSYIVASDARHSCFFVRIDTIQGSLNIVARDPELRGVMDCAILQYESRHDVCLGDDLFNFFCVSHVEPLANSSGVSAPAMPTKKLQTSAQYHMGDLITVMHQGSFAPCSVLNDVVPIPATLVRGVCGPQIVYGTSHGAFGAITPISSETFILLKGLEVSVASVVPPLGGFTHASFREVLRVGQERGASRNASFQVTNPQATELFNRRRRRCVPRGVCCGDVVEMFLTLSGGDQLRVVQEANQHVRRWFAYAWPTLEEYAMSDLDDFSSNQGDELAPDRIVDAEINSLLLRQALPTLSLTVEAVTAFIQTIQRIH